A window from Pseudomonas sp. Tri1 encodes these proteins:
- a CDS encoding ScpA family protein has product MEVFLEAFEGPLDLLLYLIRKQNINILDIPVAEITRQYMGYVELMQSVRLELAAEYLVMAAMLAEIKSRMLLPRSAEVEAEEDDPRAELIRRLQEYERFKVAAEGLDGLNRVGRDVVVPKLDAPEARARKLLPDVSLEELLMSMAEVLRRGDMFESHQVSREALSTRERMSDVLERLKGGGFVPFVELFTAEEGRLGVVVTFMAVLELVKESLVELVQNEPFAAIHVRARAE; this is encoded by the coding sequence CTGGAAGTGTTCCTCGAAGCCTTCGAGGGGCCGCTTGACCTGCTGCTGTACCTGATCCGCAAACAGAACATCAATATCCTTGATATCCCCGTGGCGGAAATCACCCGCCAGTACATGGGCTATGTCGAGCTGATGCAGTCGGTGCGCCTGGAACTGGCGGCCGAATACCTGGTGATGGCGGCCATGCTCGCCGAGATCAAGTCGCGGATGCTGTTGCCGCGCTCGGCCGAGGTCGAAGCGGAAGAGGACGACCCACGGGCCGAGCTGATCCGCCGCTTGCAGGAATACGAGCGCTTCAAGGTCGCGGCTGAAGGCCTCGATGGCTTGAACCGGGTCGGCCGCGATGTGGTAGTGCCCAAGCTCGACGCCCCCGAAGCGCGGGCGCGCAAGTTGTTGCCGGATGTCAGCCTGGAAGAATTGTTGATGTCGATGGCCGAGGTCCTGCGCCGCGGCGATATGTTTGAAAGTCACCAGGTCAGCCGCGAAGCGTTGTCCACCCGCGAGCGCATGAGCGATGTGCTGGAGCGGCTCAAGGGCGGCGGCTTTGTGCCGTTCGTCGAGCTGTTCACCGCCGAGGAAGGGCGGCTGGGCGTGGTGGTGACGTTTATGGCGGTCCTGGAATTGGTCAAGGAATCCTTGGTCGAGCTGGTGCAGAATGAGCCGTTCGCAGCGATCCACGTGCGGGCACGAGCCGAATAA
- a CDS encoding L-threonylcarbamoyladenylate synthase: MSQFFQIHPENPQARLIKQAVEIIRGGGVVIYPTDSAYAIGCQIGDKNAVERVRRLRQLDDKHNFALICSDLSQLGLFAKIDTGTFRLLKAHLPGPYTFILNATREVPRLLLHPKKRTIGLRVPSHPIALALLAELGEPLMSVTLIMPGETEPLTDPYEMRQMLEHQVDLIIDGGFGGMKASTVINLADGEPQVVRVGCGDPAPFMVEA; encoded by the coding sequence GTGAGTCAATTTTTCCAGATTCATCCGGAAAACCCGCAAGCGCGCCTGATCAAACAGGCCGTGGAAATCATCCGAGGCGGTGGTGTGGTGATCTATCCCACCGATTCCGCCTACGCCATTGGTTGCCAGATCGGTGACAAGAACGCCGTGGAGCGGGTAAGACGCCTGCGTCAGTTGGACGACAAGCACAACTTTGCGTTGATCTGCAGCGACCTGTCGCAGCTTGGCCTGTTCGCCAAGATCGACACCGGAACGTTCCGGCTGCTCAAGGCCCATTTGCCAGGGCCGTACACCTTTATCCTCAACGCCACCCGGGAAGTGCCGCGATTGTTGCTGCACCCGAAAAAACGCACCATCGGCCTGCGGGTGCCAAGCCATCCCATTGCCCTGGCACTGTTGGCGGAACTGGGTGAGCCGCTGATGAGCGTGACGCTGATCATGCCCGGCGAGACCGAGCCGCTGACCGATCCTTACGAGATGCGCCAGATGCTTGAACATCAGGTCGACCTGATCATCGACGGCGGTTTTGGTGGCATGAAGGCGTCTACCGTGATCAACCTGGCCGACGGCGAGCCGCAGGTGGTGCGTGTCGGGTGCGGCGATCCGGCGCCGTTCATGGTCGAGGCTTGA
- a CDS encoding PHP domain-containing protein: MNVDLHCHSTASDGALAPAVLVARAFEHGVRVLALTDHDTLEGLDEARSAATALGMQLVNGVELSCTWGGATIHVLGYGFDVHAPALVQAIADLRDGRWLRSEEISRKLALKGMPGALEGARQIQQELGDSGNAPARPHFADWMVREGFVKDRAEAFRKWLGAGKLGDVKQHWPTLEQTVETLRAAGAWVSLAHPWHYDFTRSKRRRLVADYIQAGGHAIEVVNGHQPAEQVGSLAILAREFGLLVSAGSDFHGPGGWSEIGEYRPLPEDLPPLWCRFKHDPVTAAV; encoded by the coding sequence GTGAATGTTGATTTGCACTGCCATAGCACGGCCTCCGATGGCGCCCTGGCGCCTGCGGTTCTGGTGGCGCGGGCGTTCGAGCACGGCGTGCGAGTCCTGGCCCTGACCGATCACGACACCCTCGAAGGCCTCGACGAGGCCCGCAGCGCCGCCACGGCGCTGGGCATGCAGCTGGTCAACGGGGTCGAATTGTCCTGCACCTGGGGTGGGGCAACCATCCACGTGCTGGGCTACGGTTTTGATGTGCATGCGCCGGCGCTGGTCCAGGCCATCGCCGACCTGCGCGATGGTCGCTGGCTACGCTCCGAGGAGATCAGCCGCAAGCTGGCCCTCAAGGGCATGCCCGGAGCGCTGGAAGGCGCCCGGCAGATCCAGCAGGAGCTGGGTGACAGTGGCAACGCACCGGCCCGGCCGCACTTTGCCGACTGGATGGTGCGCGAAGGGTTCGTCAAGGACCGCGCCGAAGCGTTTCGCAAATGGCTGGGGGCCGGCAAGCTGGGGGACGTCAAGCAGCATTGGCCGACGCTGGAGCAGACCGTCGAAACCCTGCGGGCCGCCGGCGCCTGGGTCAGCCTGGCGCATCCGTGGCACTATGACTTCACCCGCAGCAAGCGCCGTCGCCTGGTTGCCGACTATATTCAAGCAGGGGGCCATGCCATCGAGGTGGTCAACGGCCATCAGCCGGCCGAGCAGGTTGGCAGCCTGGCGATCCTGGCCCGCGAGTTCGGTCTGCTGGTTAGCGCCGGCAGTGATTTCCATGGCCCTGGGGGCTGGTCCGAGATCGGCGAATATCGCCCGTTGCCGGAAGATCTGCCACCACTATGGTGTAGATTCAAACATGATCCCGTTACCGCCGCCGTCTGA
- a CDS encoding septation protein A, which produces MKQFIDFIPLLLFFIVYKLDPRAVDIAGHSLTVGGIYSATAVLIISSLVVYGALFVSQRKLEKSQWLTLIACLVFGSLTLAFHSETFLKWKAPVVNWLFALAFIGSHFIGDRLLIKRIMGHAISLPDLIWTRLNIAWIAFFLFCGAANLFVAFTFQDYWVDFKVFGSLGMTLLFLIGQGIYLSRHLHDADSTTPKTED; this is translated from the coding sequence GTGAAACAATTCATCGACTTCATCCCGCTCCTGCTGTTTTTCATCGTCTACAAACTTGATCCACGGGCCGTCGACATCGCCGGTCATTCCTTGACTGTAGGCGGTATTTACAGCGCCACAGCGGTGCTGATCATCAGCTCGCTGGTGGTCTACGGCGCGCTGTTCGTGTCCCAGCGCAAGCTGGAGAAGAGCCAGTGGCTGACCCTGATCGCCTGCCTTGTGTTCGGCAGCCTGACCCTGGCCTTCCATAGCGAAACCTTCCTTAAATGGAAAGCTCCGGTGGTCAACTGGCTGTTCGCCCTGGCCTTCATCGGCAGCCACTTCATCGGTGATCGCCTGCTGATCAAGCGCATCATGGGCCACGCCATAAGCCTGCCAGACCTGATCTGGACCCGGCTGAACATCGCCTGGATCGCCTTCTTCCTGTTCTGCGGCGCCGCCAACCTGTTCGTCGCATTCACATTCCAGGACTACTGGGTGGACTTCAAGGTCTTCGGCAGCCTGGGCATGACGCTGCTGTTCCTGATTGGCCAGGGCATCTACCTGTCCCGTCATTTGCATGATGCCGACTCCACCACGCCAAAAACCGAGGACTGA
- a CDS encoding YciI family protein, producing MLYAIIATDVANSLEKRLANRPAHLERLQQLKAEGRVVLAGPHPAVDSNDPGAAGFTGSLIVAEFDSLVAAQAWAEADPFVAAGVYANVVVKPFKQVLP from the coding sequence ATGCTCTACGCAATCATTGCCACCGACGTCGCCAACTCCCTGGAAAAACGCCTGGCCAACCGCCCGGCGCACCTGGAACGCCTGCAGCAGCTCAAGGCCGAAGGCCGTGTCGTCCTGGCCGGCCCGCACCCGGCGGTAGACAGCAATGACCCGGGCGCCGCTGGCTTTACCGGTAGCCTGATCGTGGCCGAGTTCGACTCGCTGGTCGCCGCCCAAGCCTGGGCCGAGGCAGACCCGTTCGTCGCAGCCGGCGTCTATGCCAATGTCGTGGTCAAACCGTTCAAGCAAGTCCTGCCGTAA
- a CDS encoding translation initiation factor 2 — translation MRKGPLCLLWVTLAIGAPAHGEESTEGSHSTPLSLSAGSQIAELQQRLKDSERQREELSKQLQSADSERESALLARLRQENQRLKLQLKEAQANPLPRLLTDQQQWFVIGAGVALLALLCGIFASGGRRQRRQWLN, via the coding sequence ATGCGCAAAGGTCCGTTGTGCCTGTTATGGGTCACGTTGGCGATCGGGGCACCCGCCCATGGCGAGGAGAGCACCGAGGGCAGTCATTCGACCCCCTTGTCCCTGAGCGCCGGCAGCCAGATCGCCGAATTGCAGCAACGCTTGAAAGACAGCGAACGCCAGCGCGAAGAACTGAGCAAACAACTGCAAAGCGCCGACAGCGAACGCGAGAGCGCCTTGCTGGCGCGGTTGCGCCAGGAGAATCAGCGCTTGAAACTGCAACTCAAGGAAGCCCAGGCCAACCCCCTGCCACGCCTGTTGACCGATCAACAGCAATGGTTCGTCATTGGCGCCGGGGTAGCGCTATTGGCCCTGCTCTGCGGTATCTTTGCCAGCGGTGGACGTAGACAACGTCGGCAATGGCTAAATTGA
- a CDS encoding response regulator transcription factor: MSELLLIDDDQELCELLGSWLGQEGFQVRACHDGQSARKALAETAPAAVVLDVMLPDGSGLELLKQLRNDHPELPVLMLSARGEPLDRILGLELGADDYLAKPCDPRELTARLRAVLRRSHPAAVSSQIELGDLTFSPVRGVVSIDEQEQTLTVSESRLLEALLKQPGEPLDKQELAQIALGRKLTLYDRSLDMHVSNLRKKIGPHPDGRPRIVALRSRGYYYSL; this comes from the coding sequence ATGAGCGAGCTGTTACTGATTGATGATGACCAGGAGCTGTGTGAGCTCCTTGGCAGTTGGCTGGGCCAGGAAGGTTTCCAGGTCCGCGCCTGCCACGACGGCCAGAGTGCCCGCAAGGCACTGGCCGAAACCGCCCCGGCGGCGGTGGTGTTGGATGTAATGCTGCCCGACGGCAGCGGTCTGGAACTGCTCAAGCAGCTACGCAACGATCACCCGGAGCTGCCGGTGCTGATGCTCTCGGCCCGTGGCGAACCGCTGGACCGCATCCTTGGCCTCGAACTGGGGGCCGACGATTACCTGGCCAAGCCCTGCGACCCGCGAGAACTGACCGCCCGCCTGCGCGCTGTGTTGCGCCGTAGCCACCCGGCGGCGGTGTCCAGCCAGATCGAACTGGGTGACCTGACCTTCAGCCCGGTGCGTGGCGTGGTCAGCATCGACGAACAGGAACAGACCCTCACCGTATCCGAAAGCCGTCTGCTCGAAGCGCTGCTCAAGCAGCCGGGCGAGCCGCTGGACAAGCAGGAACTGGCGCAGATCGCCCTGGGTCGCAAGCTCACCCTGTACGATCGCAGCCTCGATATGCACGTCAGCAACCTGCGCAAGAAAATCGGCCCCCACCCCGACGGCCGCCCACGCATCGTGGCCCTGCGCAGCCGTGGCTATTACTACAGCCTCTGA
- a CDS encoding Spy/CpxP family protein refolding chaperone: MRKTLIALMFAAALPTVAMAMPGDAGPMGPMEGPRHGGMMHDKGPLSDLDLSREQRQQIRKIMGEQRHERRELVEKYLAKLSPADQKAMKDEMEARHQKVDAQIRGLLKPEQQKEFDAIQKKQAERRAEWAEFKAWKAQQPQKAQ; this comes from the coding sequence ATGCGCAAGACCCTTATCGCTCTGATGTTCGCTGCCGCCCTGCCCACCGTCGCCATGGCCATGCCTGGAGATGCAGGCCCGATGGGTCCGATGGAGGGCCCGCGCCACGGCGGCATGATGCATGACAAAGGTCCCCTCAGTGACCTGGACCTGAGCCGCGAACAGCGCCAGCAGATCCGCAAGATCATGGGCGAGCAGCGCCATGAACGTCGCGAACTGGTAGAGAAATACCTGGCCAAATTGTCGCCAGCCGATCAGAAAGCCATGAAAGACGAAATGGAAGCCCGTCACCAGAAAGTCGACGCCCAGATCCGCGGTTTGCTCAAGCCTGAACAGCAAAAAGAGTTCGACGCGATCCAGAAGAAGCAAGCCGAGCGCCGCGCCGAGTGGGCCGAGTTCAAGGCCTGGAAAGCGCAGCAACCGCAAAAAGCGCAATAA
- a CDS encoding HAMP domain-containing sensor histidine kinase gives MRSLFWRILASFWLAIALVAGLSILMGHMLNQDAWILSRHPGLNTLPEEWTQTYESQGEDAAQEILQQRKRQYHIDVQVLNESGDPVVRGTFPRRAAAFEARQNNDDRRLPWRRLTDEFTSAKTGDTYLFIYRIPHPELDAWHRDSLLWPLSALGIALVVLTLFSLLVTLSITRPLSRLRGAVHDLGQATYQQNSLAKLANRRDEFGVLATDFNRMGARLQSLIGSQRQLLRDVSHELRSPLARLRIALALAERANPEEREKLWPRLTRECDRLEALISEILVLARVDADNASAEEVDLNGLLVTVQKDAQLASPEQSVQLEAEPNLTLKGWPTMIERAVDNLLRNAQRFNPTGQSIEMRAVRQGERILVSVRDHGPGVEAEHLGQLGEPFYRAPGQTAAGHGLGLAITRRAAERHGGTLVLANHPGGGFIATLELPLVPGAVVQP, from the coding sequence GTGCGTTCATTGTTCTGGCGCATCCTGGCCAGTTTCTGGCTGGCCATCGCCCTGGTAGCAGGGCTTTCGATTCTTATGGGCCACATGCTCAACCAGGACGCCTGGATCCTCAGTCGCCATCCGGGCCTCAACACCCTGCCCGAAGAGTGGACGCAAACCTACGAAAGCCAGGGCGAAGACGCGGCGCAGGAGATCCTGCAACAGCGCAAGCGCCAGTATCACATCGACGTCCAGGTGCTCAACGAGAGCGGCGACCCGGTGGTGCGTGGCACCTTCCCCCGCCGCGCCGCGGCCTTCGAGGCGCGGCAGAACAATGACGACCGACGCCTGCCCTGGCGGCGCCTGACCGATGAATTCACCAGCGCCAAAACCGGCGACACCTACCTGTTCATCTACCGCATCCCCCATCCCGAATTGGACGCCTGGCACCGCGACAGTTTGCTCTGGCCCCTCAGTGCCTTGGGGATCGCCCTGGTGGTGTTGACCTTGTTCAGCCTGTTGGTGACCCTCTCTATCACCCGCCCGCTGAGCCGCCTGCGTGGCGCCGTGCATGACCTGGGTCAAGCCACCTACCAGCAGAACAGCCTGGCCAAACTGGCCAATCGCCGGGATGAGTTCGGCGTACTGGCCACCGACTTCAACCGCATGGGCGCACGCCTGCAGAGCTTGATCGGCAGCCAACGGCAGCTATTGCGAGACGTGTCCCACGAATTGCGCTCGCCCCTGGCCCGACTGCGCATCGCCTTGGCATTGGCTGAACGGGCCAACCCCGAGGAACGGGAAAAGCTTTGGCCGCGCCTGACCCGCGAATGCGATCGCCTGGAAGCGCTGATCAGCGAAATCCTGGTCTTGGCCCGGGTCGATGCCGACAACGCCAGCGCCGAAGAGGTGGACCTCAATGGTTTGCTGGTCACAGTGCAAAAAGATGCGCAACTGGCCTCACCGGAACAAAGTGTGCAACTGGAAGCAGAGCCAAACCTGACCCTCAAGGGTTGGCCGACCATGATCGAGCGGGCGGTGGATAACCTTCTGCGCAACGCCCAGCGGTTCAACCCAACCGGGCAATCGATCGAGATGCGCGCGGTGCGCCAGGGCGAACGGATTCTGGTGAGCGTGCGCGACCACGGGCCGGGGGTAGAGGCCGAGCACCTGGGTCAGTTGGGCGAGCCGTTCTATCGTGCGCCCGGCCAGACCGCCGCCGGCCATGGCCTGGGCCTTGCCATTACGCGCCGCGCCGCCGAGCGTCATGGCGGCACGCTGGTGCTGGCCAATCACCCAGGCGGCGGATTCATCGCGACCTTGGAGTTGCCATTGGTGCCGGGAGCTGTTGTCCAGCCTTAA